Within the Natranaeroarchaeum sulfidigenes genome, the region CCCTGATCGATCTGCTCGCCACGCTGGCAGTGCTTTCCGGTGTCGGGTTGTACGTTTACGCGACGCGGTACGCGAATTAGAGCCCCTCGATCGCTCGTAACTGCTCGACCACGTCCGGCGGCGTCGCACCCGGCCCATCGCTGATACGATGATCCGGGATGAAAATCGGTGCCGGGTTCTCCCGCAGTGCGGTCCGAGCTGTTTCGAGATCTCCATCGTCCTCGTGTGAGAGCCCGGAGGTCATCCGGGTTAGCGCGTCAATACCGATCGCTTTTCCGAAGGGAACGTCCCGTACGGATTCGAGGACCCGTCGCTGGTCAGTTGGCACCGTGAGTGCGACCTGCACGTCGTCGAAGTAATCCTCCCGGCGGGCCGCGAGGTACGCATCGAGTCGATCCAGCAGTGGGTGGTCGGTCCTCGCCTCGGCGTTCGGCGTTTCCGGAAACGTCACGCGGAGCACCTTGCTACTTGCGACGCCGATCTGAACGTGGCGGTCGATCGGTGCGAACTCCCGTGCGTAGATCCCGGCATCCTCGATCATGTATGCGCATCCGTTCGTCAGGACCTTGAAGATTCGCCGGACTGGTGCGCAAGCCTTATGTACATATCCGTCCGTTAATGTACGATAATGAACGCTGACGAGGGAGTCGCTCCCGCCGTCCGATCGATCCTCGACGCGGCCCGATCCAGAGCCGATCCGGATGGGGGGCACGTCGACGTCGATCCACAGTCGCTGAATGCGGCGCTTTCGGCCGCCGGGGCGGACGGGCGAGTACCGGTGATCGCCGAAGTGAAACCGACCAGTCCGACGACGAAGGGGACTCGCGAGGACGACCCTGTCGAACTGGCACAGGCGATGGTTGATGGTGGGGCCGCGGCGCTATCGGTGCTAACCGAGCCCGATCACTTCGGCGGGAGTCCCGAGTACCTCGAACGTGTGCGAGACGCCGTCGATGTTCCGGTCCTCCGAAAGGACTTCATTCTGCGCGAACCCCAGTTAGACGCGGCCGAGGCCGATGTCGTCCTGTTGATCGTCCGCTTCGTCGACGATCTGGAAGGACTGCTCGCGGCGGCCCGGGAACGTGGCTTCCAGGTGCTCGTCGAGGCCCACACCGAGGCGGAGGTACGAGAAGCGGTAGCGGCGGGAGCCGAGTTCGTGGGCGTAAACAACCGCGATCTGGCGAAACTCGATGTCGATCTCGGTACGTTCGAGCGAGTCGCCGACGCGACAGCCGATGTCACCGAGGACATCACGTTGATCGCCGAAAGTGGCGTGTCGACGCCCGGAGACGTCCGGCGGATGCGGGCGGCGGGCGCGGACGCCCTGTTGATCGGCAGCGCGATTATGAACTACGAGGAAGGGGAAGATCCGGCGGCGACCGTACGGGAGAACACCGAACGACTCACAACGGCGGAGTCCCGAGACGCGGACGACGCTGAGTCGACCGGCGGGGACGCAACACCAGAAAAAAACCTATGAGCACGACGAAATTCGGAGAGTATGGCGGACAGTACGTGCCGGAGGTGCTGATGCCGGCAATCGAAGAGCTAACCGACGCCTACGAACGATACGTCCTCGACAACGAGGACGGCTTCATGGACGAGTTCCGGGAGCGACTGGCCGACTTCGGCGGCCGACCGACGCCGATCCAGCGGGCCGATCGGCTCAGCGAGCGCTACGACGCCGAGGTGTATCTCAAGCGCGAGGACCTGCTCCACGGCGGCGCACACAAACTCAACAACGCGCTGGGACAGGTCCTGCTCGCCAGGTATATGGGCAAAGAGCGGATCGTCGCCGAGACCGGTGCAGGGCAACACGGCACCGCGACGGCGATGGCTGCGGCCCACCTCGATATGCCCTGTGAGATCTACATGGGCAAACGCGACATCCGTCGTCAGCGTCCCAATGTGTTCCGGATGCGACTGAACGGCGCGGAGGTAAATCCCGTGACAGTCGGACGAGGAACGCTCAAGGAGGCGATCAACGAGACCATGCGTGACTGGGCAACCAACGTCGAGGATACCCACTACGTGATCGGCTCGATCGTCGGACCCCACCCGTTCCCGCGGATGGTCCGGGACTTCCACTCGGTGATCGGCGAGGAGATCCGGGACGGGGTTCAGAAGAAAA harbors:
- the trpC gene encoding indole-3-glycerol phosphate synthase, whose translation is MNADEGVAPAVRSILDAARSRADPDGGHVDVDPQSLNAALSAAGADGRVPVIAEVKPTSPTTKGTREDDPVELAQAMVDGGAAALSVLTEPDHFGGSPEYLERVRDAVDVPVLRKDFILREPQLDAAEADVVLLIVRFVDDLEGLLAAARERGFQVLVEAHTEAEVREAVAAGAEFVGVNNRDLAKLDVDLGTFERVADATADVTEDITLIAESGVSTPGDVRRMRAAGADALLIGSAIMNYEEGEDPAATVRENTERLTTAESRDADDAESTGGDATPEKNL
- the trpB gene encoding tryptophan synthase subunit beta, with protein sequence MSTTKFGEYGGQYVPEVLMPAIEELTDAYERYVLDNEDGFMDEFRERLADFGGRPTPIQRADRLSERYDAEVYLKREDLLHGGAHKLNNALGQVLLARYMGKERIVAETGAGQHGTATAMAAAHLDMPCEIYMGKRDIRRQRPNVFRMRLNGAEVNPVTVGRGTLKEAINETMRDWATNVEDTHYVIGSIVGPHPFPRMVRDFHSVIGEEIRDGVQKKTGGLPDSLVACAGGGSNTMGTFHDLVPDEEVSLFAVEAGGDELVVDDEEGVAPHSASLSTGSEGVLHGARTKLLQDADGQIVESHSVSSGLDYAGVGPELSHLVDEGRVTPVNVDDTAALEAFHRLSRTEGIIPALESAHALAFLEDELGPDADGEHDLGEVIVVNVSGRGDKDLEAVIEETEKRDLDAAPSMEVMYE
- a CDS encoding methylated-DNA--[protein]-cysteine S-methyltransferase translates to MIEDAGIYAREFAPIDRHVQIGVASSKVLRVTFPETPNAEARTDHPLLDRLDAYLAARREDYFDDVQVALTVPTDQRRVLESVRDVPFGKAIGIDALTRMTSGLSHEDDGDLETARTALRENPAPIFIPDHRISDGPGATPPDVVEQLRAIEGL